The Terracoccus luteus genome includes a region encoding these proteins:
- the ftsX gene encoding permease-like cell division protein FtsX: MRLQFLLGEIGNGLRRNLSMALSVVIVTMISMYLLGLGLLGQRQVDTMKDYWYDRVQVTVLLCAEKTRYTTCAGEPTTDAQRAAIKAELDQLKPTVKEVFYESRDEAFTRFKDTYKNSPLARAGEAYFADSYRVNLNDAGKFDVVASSLRGMPGVADVQDQKKLLEKFFTFMNTISWAAIALSSLMVLAAVMLISTTIRQTAFSRRRETGIMRLVGASNFTIRFPFVMETVIAAVAGAVLATGMLWATVRYGVVGFLSETLTDTAFIGVSDVLLVAPFIVGGVVVLAVLTSSLTLRRYLRV; encoded by the coding sequence ATGCGCCTCCAGTTCCTGCTCGGTGAGATCGGCAACGGTCTGCGCCGCAACCTCTCGATGGCCCTCTCGGTCGTCATCGTCACGATGATCTCGATGTACCTGCTCGGTCTCGGGCTGCTCGGTCAGCGACAGGTCGACACGATGAAGGACTACTGGTACGACCGCGTCCAGGTGACGGTGCTGCTGTGCGCCGAGAAGACGCGCTACACCACCTGCGCCGGTGAGCCGACGACGGACGCCCAGCGCGCCGCGATCAAGGCCGAGCTCGACCAGCTCAAGCCGACGGTCAAGGAGGTCTTCTACGAGTCGCGCGACGAGGCCTTCACCCGCTTCAAGGACACGTACAAGAACTCGCCGCTGGCCCGCGCGGGCGAGGCGTACTTCGCCGACAGCTACCGGGTCAACCTCAACGACGCGGGCAAGTTCGACGTCGTGGCCAGCTCGCTGCGCGGGATGCCGGGGGTGGCCGACGTCCAGGACCAGAAGAAGCTGCTCGAGAAGTTCTTCACCTTCATGAACACGATCAGCTGGGCGGCCATCGCGCTCAGCTCGCTCATGGTGCTGGCCGCGGTCATGCTCATCTCCACGACGATCCGCCAGACCGCCTTCAGCCGACGGCGCGAGACGGGGATCATGCGGCTCGTCGGTGCCTCGAACTTCACGATCCGCTTCCCCTTCGTCATGGAGACGGTCATCGCGGCCGTCGCGGGGGCGGTGCTCGCGACCGGGATGCTCTGGGCGACGGTCCGGTACGGCGTCGTCGGGTTCCTCAGCGAGACCCTCACCGACACCGCCTTCATCGGGGTCTCGGACGTGCTGCTCGTGGCGCCGTTCATCGTCGGCGGGGTGGTCGTGCTCGCCGTGCTCACCTCGTCCCTGACGCTGCGTCGCTACCTCCGAGTCTGA
- a CDS encoding VanZ family protein, producing the protein MVRTSTRSSRSTAGGGGRTGGRRGLLHTGLGLAAVALVVVQLLVLYWPVVTVVGPVSWTDKVVHCLVFAVPTLVVGLALRRVAPVVLAFAVHAPVSEVLQHVVLPGRSGDPWDAVLDLVGVAVAAVALVVWSRRVRW; encoded by the coding sequence ATGGTCAGGACTTCCACTCGCAGCAGCCGCTCCACGGCCGGCGGGGGAGGGCGGACCGGGGGGCGTCGAGGTCTGCTGCACACCGGCCTGGGGCTGGCGGCGGTCGCGCTCGTCGTCGTGCAGCTGCTCGTCCTCTACTGGCCCGTCGTCACCGTCGTCGGGCCGGTCAGCTGGACCGACAAGGTGGTGCACTGCCTCGTCTTCGCCGTGCCGACCCTCGTCGTCGGGCTGGCCCTGCGCCGTGTCGCGCCCGTGGTCCTCGCGTTCGCGGTGCACGCGCCGGTGAGTGAGGTCCTCCAGCACGTCGTGCTGCCCGGTCGCTCAGGCGACCCGTGGGACGCCGTGCTGGACCTCGTGGGCGTCGCGGTCGCCGCCGTCGCGCTCGTGGTCTGGAGCAGGCGCGTCCGCTGGTAG
- a CDS encoding helix-turn-helix domain-containing protein — translation MESEVDVARMVMRVRRLADLSQRDLAARVGLSPSTIARIETGQGAVSVGLFGRLLAVAGLRLLVCTADEDPAPEREPARQGAGSRGPNPDADPHWRPGSKPGQGSGPGSEPGRGERVWPVPADGVRDNGGRRFPAHLDVDPPDEVPALRRLMPRYDRPPAKGWYRHRPERDRRRAREGTPADHPTAAELRARQARRRENERRLRAMLAAAAPPAPECTCLDECHDVAACLPRCPCQCEPDPHRRA, via the coding sequence ATGGAATCCGAGGTCGATGTCGCCCGGATGGTGATGCGGGTACGGCGCCTGGCGGACCTGAGCCAGCGGGACCTGGCCGCGCGGGTCGGGCTCTCTCCCTCGACGATCGCGCGGATCGAGACGGGGCAGGGTGCGGTGTCGGTGGGGTTGTTCGGGCGGCTGCTGGCCGTGGCCGGGCTGCGGCTGCTCGTGTGCACCGCCGACGAGGACCCCGCCCCCGAGCGTGAACCGGCCCGCCAGGGTGCGGGGTCACGCGGGCCGAACCCTGACGCGGATCCGCACTGGAGGCCGGGCTCGAAGCCGGGGCAGGGGTCAGGGCCGGGGTCAGAGCCGGGGCGGGGTGAGCGGGTGTGGCCGGTGCCGGCGGACGGGGTCCGGGACAACGGGGGCCGCCGGTTCCCGGCGCACCTGGACGTCGACCCACCCGACGAGGTGCCCGCGCTGCGCCGGTTGATGCCGCGCTACGACCGGCCACCGGCCAAGGGCTGGTACCGCCACCGCCCCGAACGCGACCGCCGCCGCGCACGAGAGGGCACCCCGGCCGACCACCCCACCGCCGCCGAGCTGCGCGCCCGGCAGGCCCGCCGGCGCGAGAACGAACGCCGCCTACGGGCGATGCTCGCGGCCGCGGCGCCACCCGCCCCCGAGTGCACCTGCCTCGACGAGTGCCACGACGTGGCCGCATGTCTGCCCCGCTGCCCCTGCCAGTGCGAACCCGACCCCCACCGGCGAGCATGA
- a CDS encoding peptidoglycan DD-metalloendopeptidase family protein — protein MTPATRYLAAGLVLACTVSVGTAVTSAVSTARADAISDQQKKNEQRIAALGQQLEGTNASLAKAYVNLERTNAALPVAQQKLAVAQQAQAAAQQAQAQAEATEARAVAAEAKARAHNEAVAQRLAVARANEQRASEKLASSGSALVSSQDALDSYAAEVFQGGGDQSQLGLVFGSTSPQDFADRMVMADTASTVAADTIDRLATMTADNTSTRSYLTAVRGEIAELKRQAQVALEGAQAAAAAATSARQQAVVAKDNAVTAASNAAAAKASLDGLKGQQVAFAADLRTQKASEQQSLGEAQAEGARLKAILVERARQARIAEAKRQAKLRAERAARVAAEKARLEKIRQQKIEAEKARLEKVRQQKIAAEKAKAAAAKKRGQTYKPKPVAPVRTPSVPPVPDTPSVPDPAPSGAFQLGYPANGPTTSGFGMRWHPVLQKWMLHDGLDWGIACGTPVYAAADGEIISAGWKASGWGNQVLIDHGIQRGVDLVTSYNHLSKIVDFGGQVQRGQLIGYSGTTGYSTGCHLHFGTYEDGTPVNPQKWL, from the coding sequence ATGACGCCCGCGACCAGGTACCTGGCGGCGGGCCTCGTGCTCGCCTGCACCGTCTCGGTCGGCACCGCGGTGACGAGTGCGGTCTCGACGGCCCGGGCCGACGCCATCAGCGACCAGCAGAAGAAGAACGAGCAGCGCATCGCCGCGCTGGGCCAGCAGCTCGAGGGGACGAACGCCTCGCTCGCCAAGGCCTACGTCAACCTCGAGCGCACCAACGCCGCCCTGCCCGTCGCCCAGCAGAAGCTGGCGGTGGCGCAGCAGGCGCAGGCCGCCGCCCAGCAGGCCCAGGCGCAGGCCGAGGCCACCGAGGCCCGGGCGGTCGCCGCCGAGGCCAAGGCCAGGGCCCACAACGAGGCCGTCGCCCAACGGCTCGCCGTGGCCCGCGCCAACGAGCAGCGGGCGAGTGAGAAACTCGCCTCGAGCGGCAGCGCGCTCGTCAGCTCGCAGGACGCCCTCGACAGCTACGCCGCGGAGGTCTTCCAGGGCGGCGGTGACCAGTCGCAGCTCGGTCTCGTCTTCGGCTCCACCTCGCCCCAGGACTTCGCCGACCGGATGGTCATGGCCGACACCGCGAGCACGGTCGCCGCCGACACCATCGACCGGCTCGCGACGATGACGGCCGACAACACGTCCACCCGCTCGTACCTCACGGCGGTGCGCGGCGAGATCGCCGAGCTCAAGCGCCAGGCGCAGGTCGCCCTCGAGGGGGCCCAGGCCGCGGCCGCCGCCGCCACGAGCGCCCGCCAGCAGGCCGTCGTCGCCAAGGACAACGCGGTCACGGCGGCCTCGAACGCCGCCGCCGCGAAGGCTTCCCTCGACGGTCTCAAGGGTCAGCAGGTGGCCTTCGCCGCCGACCTGCGCACCCAGAAGGCGAGCGAGCAGCAGAGCCTCGGCGAGGCGCAGGCCGAGGGGGCTCGCCTCAAGGCGATCCTCGTCGAGCGGGCCCGACAGGCGCGCATCGCGGAGGCGAAGCGGCAGGCGAAGCTGCGGGCCGAGCGCGCGGCCAGGGTCGCGGCCGAGAAGGCGCGGCTCGAGAAGATCCGGCAGCAGAAGATCGAGGCCGAGAAGGCCCGGCTCGAGAAGGTGCGCCAGCAGAAGATCGCCGCCGAGAAGGCCAAGGCGGCGGCGGCGAAGAAGCGCGGTCAGACGTACAAGCCGAAGCCGGTCGCCCCCGTGCGCACGCCGAGCGTCCCGCCCGTGCCCGACACCCCGTCCGTGCCGGACCCCGCTCCCAGCGGCGCCTTCCAGCTCGGCTACCCGGCCAACGGCCCGACGACCTCCGGGTTCGGGATGCGGTGGCACCCGGTGCTGCAGAAGTGGATGCTGCACGACGGTCTCGACTGGGGCATCGCCTGCGGCACGCCCGTCTACGCCGCGGCCGACGGCGAGATCATCAGCGCCGGCTGGAAGGCCAGCGGCTGGGGCAATCAGGTGCTCATCGACCACGGCATCCAGCGCGGCGTCGACCTCGTGACGAGCTACAACCACCTGAGCAAGATCGTCGACTTCGGCGGGCAGGTCCAGCGGGGCCAGCTCATCGGCTACTCGGGCACGACCGGCTACTCGACCGGCTGCCACCTGCACTTCGGCACCTACGAGGACGGCACCCCGGTCAACCCCCAGAAGTGGCTCTGA
- a CDS encoding DUF2207 domain-containing protein, producing MMRHDTQARGDARGDRGAARALGAVAVAFVAALLVLLPAGSASAAGGDRMSDFAVTYDLQADGSMRVTERITWVFPAGEERHGILRNIVVRMGYGDQEGKYRYYDMTDVSVSSPTGAPDAFRVSEFGASDQIRIGSSDEYTRGTQRYEVRYTLHHVLNPIAAGQDGGTAEKTVELNYNVFGANETTPRDRVSVTVNAPAASTRTRCFEGVKTSDTPCSGTPGNPTRFGAEDLSSGDAMTVIASYPATAFDADLAPDVRDGDADSSLGSGAAPAANAAAWAGGIGAPVLAAAVMGALVWTRGRDERYAGLTPGLSPTSTDAAAPVMRGGRPVVAVQFQPPAGVAPGLVGTVIDETANPIDVSATVIDLAVRGFLRIEETGGEGLFKRTDWTLTRLPFPEGERAHAYERTLLDGIFRTGDVVTLSSLKNTFSSTLKRVQREMYDEVVTRGWFRRSPQTQRGAWQTLGIVIAAAGALLLFYGGSAISVLLGAGFSGGAVLGGGLILSGIIVWVLGGRMAAKTPEGSAVNAQSLGFKEYLLTAEAKQIAFDEASMVFSRYLPYAVVFGVADRWAGVFADVARAADAAGQSLVMPTWYVWSGTTFPDFGSIANGVESFSTTSTGTFTSTPGSSGSSGFSSGGGFSGGGGGGSSSGSW from the coding sequence ATGATGCGACACGACACGCAGGCCCGAGGAGACGCCCGCGGGGACAGGGGAGCCGCCAGGGCCCTCGGTGCCGTGGCCGTGGCGTTCGTCGCCGCGCTGCTGGTCCTGCTGCCGGCCGGCTCGGCCTCGGCCGCGGGCGGTGACCGCATGTCCGACTTCGCCGTCACCTACGACCTGCAGGCCGACGGCAGCATGAGGGTGACCGAGCGCATCACGTGGGTGTTCCCCGCTGGTGAGGAGCGACACGGCATCCTGCGCAACATCGTCGTGCGGATGGGCTACGGCGACCAGGAGGGCAAGTACCGCTACTACGACATGACCGACGTCTCGGTCAGCAGCCCGACGGGGGCGCCCGACGCCTTCCGGGTCAGCGAGTTCGGGGCCAGCGACCAGATCCGCATCGGCAGCAGTGACGAGTACACCCGCGGCACGCAGCGGTACGAGGTGCGCTACACCCTGCATCACGTCCTCAACCCCATCGCGGCGGGGCAGGACGGCGGGACCGCCGAGAAGACCGTCGAGCTCAACTACAACGTCTTCGGCGCGAACGAGACCACCCCGCGCGACCGCGTGTCCGTCACGGTCAACGCCCCGGCGGCCTCGACGAGGACCCGCTGCTTCGAGGGCGTCAAGACCAGCGACACCCCGTGCTCCGGCACCCCCGGCAACCCGACCCGGTTCGGCGCCGAGGACCTCTCCTCGGGTGACGCGATGACGGTCATCGCGTCCTACCCGGCCACCGCCTTCGACGCCGACCTCGCGCCCGACGTGCGCGACGGCGACGCCGACTCCTCGCTCGGGTCCGGGGCCGCTCCCGCCGCCAACGCCGCCGCCTGGGCCGGGGGCATCGGGGCGCCCGTCCTCGCCGCCGCCGTCATGGGCGCCCTCGTATGGACGCGCGGCCGCGACGAGCGCTACGCCGGCCTGACGCCGGGCCTCAGCCCCACCAGCACGGATGCCGCGGCGCCCGTCATGCGCGGAGGCCGCCCCGTCGTGGCGGTGCAGTTCCAGCCGCCCGCGGGCGTGGCCCCCGGTCTCGTCGGCACCGTCATCGACGAGACGGCCAACCCCATCGACGTGTCGGCGACCGTCATCGACCTCGCGGTGCGCGGGTTCCTGCGCATCGAGGAGACTGGCGGCGAGGGCCTGTTCAAGCGCACCGACTGGACGCTGACGCGGCTGCCCTTCCCGGAGGGCGAGCGGGCCCACGCCTACGAGCGCACGCTGCTCGACGGCATCTTCCGCACCGGCGACGTCGTCACGCTCAGCTCGCTCAAGAACACCTTCAGCTCGACGCTCAAGCGGGTGCAGCGCGAGATGTACGACGAGGTCGTCACCCGTGGGTGGTTCCGGCGCTCGCCGCAGACCCAGCGCGGGGCGTGGCAGACCCTCGGCATCGTCATCGCGGCGGCCGGTGCCCTGCTGCTCTTCTACGGGGGCAGCGCCATCTCGGTTCTGCTCGGGGCCGGGTTCAGCGGGGGAGCGGTCCTCGGTGGTGGGCTCATCCTCAGCGGCATCATCGTCTGGGTGCTCGGAGGTCGCATGGCCGCCAAGACGCCGGAGGGGTCGGCGGTCAACGCCCAGAGCCTGGGGTTCAAGGAGTACCTGCTCACCGCCGAGGCGAAGCAGATCGCCTTCGACGAGGCCAGCATGGTCTTCAGCCGCTACCTGCCCTACGCCGTCGTGTTCGGGGTGGCCGACCGCTGGGCCGGCGTGTTCGCCGACGTCGCCCGGGCGGCCGACGCGGCGGGACAGTCGCTCGTCATGCCCACCTGGTACGTGTGGAGCGGCACGACCTTCCCCGACTTCGGCAGCATCGCCAACGGGGTCGAGAGCTTCTCGACGACCTCCACCGGCACCTTCACCTCGACGCCCGGCAGCTCGGGCAGCTCGGGGTTCTCGAGCGGCGGCGGGTTCAGCGGAGGCGGTGGCGGCGGCTCGTCGTCCGGCTCCTGGTGA
- the trxA gene encoding thioredoxin, translated as MATTELTSDTFEKTVLDNDIVLVDFWASWCGPCRQFAPVYDSASSSDGNDGIVFGKVDTEAEQGLAQAANITSIPTLMAFKEGVLVFAQPGALPQSALQDVIEQVKALDMGPIKQQMAAEAAGGGEASADKA; from the coding sequence ATGGCAACGACTGAGCTGACCTCCGACACCTTCGAGAAGACCGTCCTGGACAACGACATCGTCCTCGTCGACTTCTGGGCCTCGTGGTGCGGGCCGTGCCGCCAGTTCGCCCCGGTCTACGACTCCGCCTCGAGCTCGGACGGCAACGACGGCATCGTGTTCGGCAAGGTCGACACCGAGGCCGAGCAGGGCTTGGCGCAGGCTGCGAACATCACGTCGATCCCGACGCTCATGGCCTTCAAGGAGGGCGTGCTCGTCTTCGCCCAGCCCGGCGCGCTGCCGCAGTCGGCGCTGCAGGACGTCATCGAGCAGGTCAAGGCGCTCGACATGGGCCCGATCAAGCAGCAGATGGCGGCCGAGGCCGCCGGCGGTGGCGAGGCGTCGGCCGACAAGGCCTGA
- a CDS encoding SIMPL domain-containing protein yields the protein MSRRTVTVSGTGWASAVPDVVRVSLQVGHDSSDVATALDGAAESTAAVISALRSAGVDASDVRTETVSVNQRWDNQGNGPIGFTASQRLGVTVREVDGAGRVLTAAATAAGNALLVDSLTLEVSDPEPALREARDGAFADARSKAEQYAGLARVRLGDVVEIGEGGAMHSPVPVTARRAKADAAMTVPMPVEGASQGFTASVTVTWRLVDAD from the coding sequence ATGAGCAGGCGCACGGTGACGGTCAGCGGCACAGGCTGGGCCTCGGCGGTCCCCGACGTCGTCCGGGTCAGCCTCCAGGTCGGCCACGACTCGTCCGACGTGGCCACGGCGCTCGACGGGGCGGCGGAGTCCACCGCTGCCGTCATCTCGGCCCTGCGGTCGGCCGGGGTCGACGCGAGCGACGTGCGCACAGAGACGGTCTCGGTCAACCAGCGCTGGGACAACCAGGGCAACGGGCCCATCGGCTTCACGGCGTCGCAGCGTCTGGGCGTGACCGTCCGCGAGGTCGACGGCGCCGGCCGGGTCCTCACGGCGGCGGCCACGGCGGCCGGCAACGCGCTGCTCGTCGACTCGCTCACGCTCGAGGTGTCGGATCCCGAGCCCGCCCTTCGTGAGGCCCGGGACGGTGCGTTCGCGGACGCCCGGTCCAAGGCCGAGCAGTACGCCGGGCTCGCACGGGTGCGCCTCGGCGACGTCGTCGAGATCGGCGAGGGCGGGGCCATGCACAGCCCCGTCCCGGTCACCGCACGACGGGCCAAGGCGGATGCCGCCATGACCGTGCCGATGCCCGTCGAGGGCGCGTCCCAGGGCTTCACCGCGTCGGTGACGGTGACCTGGCGGCTCGTCGACGCCGACTGA
- the ftsE gene encoding cell division ATP-binding protein FtsE, producing the protein MILFENVTKTYPKTKRPALDGVSLEVPRGEFVFVVGKSGSGKSTMLQLVLREQDPSQGRVLVAGRDLARLPDRKVPALRREIGCVFQDFRLLPNKTVFQNVAYALQVLGSSRSRIRQTVPETLELVGLAGKEKRLPHQLSGGEQQRVAIARAFVNRPPILLADEPTGNLDPATSLEIVQLLDRIHRTGTTVVMATHDTATVDAMRKRVIELVDGVLIRDQQAGEYTTGSIPRVHVGPDGTLTAGVVPEPEVPDGYDDGLAEPAAPASAGSSEVGEGDGAHEDADEHADEDAGELAPIGRDADAPRERVGLFRRRRGAATSPATTAH; encoded by the coding sequence ATGATCCTCTTCGAGAACGTCACCAAGACGTACCCCAAGACCAAGCGCCCCGCCCTCGACGGCGTCTCGCTCGAGGTCCCCCGCGGGGAGTTCGTCTTCGTCGTCGGTAAGTCGGGCTCGGGCAAGTCGACGATGCTCCAGCTCGTCCTGCGCGAGCAGGACCCGAGCCAGGGCCGCGTCCTCGTCGCCGGCCGCGACCTCGCCCGGCTGCCCGACCGCAAGGTGCCGGCCCTGCGCCGCGAGATCGGCTGCGTCTTCCAGGACTTCCGCCTCCTGCCCAACAAGACCGTCTTCCAGAACGTCGCCTACGCCCTGCAGGTGCTCGGCAGCTCGCGCTCGCGGATCCGCCAGACGGTGCCCGAGACGCTCGAGCTCGTCGGGCTCGCGGGCAAGGAGAAGCGCCTGCCGCACCAGCTCTCGGGCGGTGAGCAGCAGCGCGTCGCCATCGCCCGCGCCTTCGTCAACCGGCCGCCGATCCTGCTCGCCGACGAGCCGACCGGCAACCTCGACCCGGCGACGAGCCTCGAGATCGTCCAGCTGCTCGACCGCATCCACCGCACCGGCACGACGGTCGTCATGGCCACCCACGACACCGCCACCGTCGACGCCATGCGTAAGCGGGTCATCGAGCTCGTCGACGGCGTGCTCATCCGCGACCAGCAGGCGGGGGAGTACACGACGGGCAGCATCCCGCGCGTCCACGTCGGCCCCGACGGGACCCTGACTGCCGGCGTGGTCCCGGAGCCCGAGGTGCCCGACGGCTACGACGACGGGCTCGCCGAGCCCGCCGCCCCGGCATCCGCCGGCTCCTCGGAGGTCGGCGAGGGTGACGGTGCCCACGAGGATGCCGACGAGCATGCCGACGAGGATGCCGGTGAGCTCGCCCCCATCGGACGTGACGCCGACGCGCCCCGCGAGCGGGTGGGCCTGTTCCGTCGCCGCCGCGGCGCGGCGACCTCCCCGGCCACGACCGCCCACTGA
- a CDS encoding DEAD/DEAH box helicase, with protein sequence MSKNHPAGAAKKARWSTADKMARTDGPKKPHRGQSGPGHAGRTSRPASSGSTHVGGREWRAPRDERGTDRPSFNRDDRGSDRGGYQRRDDRPSFKRDDRGSDRGGYQRRDDRPSFNRDDRGSDRGGYQRRDDRTSDRGGYQRRDDRPSFNRDDRGSDRGGYQRRDDRTSDRGGYQRRDDRPSFNRDDRGARPSFNRDDRGSERSSDRGGYQRRDDRPSFNRDDRGARPSFNRGSDRTSDRTSDRGGFQRRDDRPSFRRDDRPTAGGVSYEDAEAERMDADTWVKSTRTVTDGPVEVAGDNGFAALGIPSAIVERLAREGITTPFPIQTATIPDALAGKDVLGRGQTGSGKTLAFGLPVITRLLEAGATRRPRKPHALIMTPTRELAMQISDALEPLVHVAGLRHKLVAGGLSYTTQINALNKGVDILIATPGRLNDLIERGAVELDDIAITVLDEADHMAEMGFMAEITTSLNLIPAGGQRLLFSATLDRGIDQLVATYLTDPVVHSTDDATASVETMEHHVLLIDPQHKKVITAEVANREGRTVVFCRTKLGADRIALQLREQGVMAAALHGGLNQGARNRVLGAFRDGTLPVLVATDVAARGIHVDDVSVVLQVDPPADHKDYLHRSGRTARAGENGTVVTLALPHQRRTMERQLKDAGLDISPVRATPGDATIAATGATPPSGVAIDEADFTRLLAGPKPQRRGPAGARGPRSGASGGYRPHHARAGREGGHDDRRNSGRDSYRGRPDRHERGDRGDRLVSRWSDDGGRGRG encoded by the coding sequence ATGTCCAAGAACCACCCCGCCGGCGCCGCCAAGAAGGCCCGCTGGAGCACCGCCGACAAGATGGCCCGCACCGACGGCCCCAAGAAGCCGCACCGCGGCCAGTCCGGCCCCGGCCACGCCGGTCGCACCTCACGCCCCGCCTCCAGCGGTTCCACCCACGTCGGTGGCCGCGAGTGGCGCGCCCCCCGTGACGAGCGCGGCACGGACCGTCCCTCGTTCAACCGTGACGACCGTGGCTCGGACCGTGGCGGCTACCAGCGTCGTGACGACCGTCCCTCGTTCAAGCGCGACGACCGTGGCTCGGACCGTGGCGGCTACCAGCGCCGTGACGACCGTCCCTCGTTCAACCGTGACGACCGCGGTTCTGACCGTGGCGGCTACCAGCGTCGCGACGACCGCACCTCGGACCGTGGCGGCTACCAGCGTCGCGACGACCGCCCGTCGTTCAACCGTGACGACCGCGGTTCCGACCGTGGCGGCTACCAGCGTCGCGACGACCGCACCTCGGACCGTGGCGGCTACCAGCGCCGTGACGACCGCCCGTCGTTCAACCGTGACGACCGCGGGGCCCGCCCGTCGTTCAACCGTGACGACCGTGGTTCGGAGCGCTCCTCGGACCGTGGCGGCTACCAGCGCCGTGACGACCGTCCCTCCTTCAACCGTGACGACCGTGGCGCCCGCCCGTCGTTCAACCGCGGCTCCGACCGCACCTCCGACCGCACCTCCGACCGTGGCGGCTTCCAGCGTCGCGACGACCGCCCCTCGTTCCGCCGCGACGACCGCCCGACGGCCGGTGGCGTGAGCTACGAGGACGCCGAGGCCGAGCGCATGGACGCCGACACGTGGGTCAAGTCGACCCGTACGGTCACGGACGGTCCCGTCGAGGTCGCCGGGGACAACGGCTTCGCCGCCCTCGGCATCCCCTCCGCCATCGTCGAGCGCCTCGCCCGTGAGGGGATCACGACGCCGTTCCCGATCCAGACCGCGACGATCCCCGACGCACTCGCGGGCAAGGACGTCCTCGGCCGCGGCCAGACCGGCTCGGGCAAGACGCTCGCCTTCGGCCTGCCCGTCATCACCCGCCTGCTCGAGGCCGGCGCGACCCGCCGCCCCCGCAAGCCGCACGCGCTCATCATGACCCCGACCCGTGAGCTGGCCATGCAGATCTCCGACGCGCTCGAGCCCCTCGTGCACGTCGCCGGCCTGCGCCACAAGCTCGTCGCCGGTGGCCTCAGCTACACGACGCAGATCAACGCCCTCAACAAGGGCGTCGACATCCTCATCGCGACGCCGGGCCGCCTCAACGACCTCATCGAGCGCGGCGCCGTCGAGCTCGACGACATCGCCATCACGGTGCTCGACGAGGCCGACCACATGGCCGAGATGGGCTTCATGGCCGAGATCACGACGAGCCTGAACCTCATCCCCGCCGGTGGGCAGCGCCTGCTCTTCTCGGCGACGCTCGACCGCGGCATCGACCAGCTCGTCGCGACCTACCTCACCGACCCGGTCGTCCACTCGACCGACGACGCCACGGCGTCCGTCGAGACGATGGAGCACCATGTGCTGCTCATCGACCCGCAGCACAAGAAGGTCATCACCGCCGAGGTCGCCAACCGCGAGGGCCGGACCGTCGTCTTCTGCCGCACCAAGCTCGGCGCCGACCGCATCGCGCTCCAGCTGCGAGAGCAGGGCGTCATGGCCGCGGCGCTGCACGGTGGCCTCAACCAGGGCGCCCGCAACCGCGTCCTCGGGGCGTTCCGCGACGGCACCCTGCCGGTGCTCGTCGCGACGGACGTCGCCGCCCGCGGCATCCACGTCGACGACGTCTCGGTCGTCCTGCAGGTCGACCCGCCGGCCGACCACAAGGACTACCTGCACCGCTCGGGCCGCACCGCCCGTGCCGGCGAGAACGGCACGGTCGTGACCCTCGCCCTGCCGCACCAGCGCCGCACGATGGAGCGTCAGCTCAAGGACGCCGGGCTCGACATCTCCCCGGTGCGCGCCACCCCCGGTGACGCCACCATCGCCGCGACCGGTGCGACCCCGCCCTCGGGCGTGGCCATCGACGAGGCCGACTTCACCCGCCTGCTCGCCGGTCCCAAGCCCCAGCGGCGCGGCCCGGCGGGTGCGCGTGGCCCGCGCAGCGGTGCCAGCGGCGGCTACCGCCCGCACCACGCCCGCGCCGGTCGCGAGGGTGGTCACGACGACCGCCGCAACAGCGGCCGCGACTCCTACCGCGGGCGCCCTGACCGCCACGAGCGCGGTGACCGCGGCGACCGCCTCGTCTCGCGCTGGTCGGACGACGGCGGCCGCGGCCGCGGCTGA
- the smpB gene encoding SsrA-binding protein SmpB, translated as MPKDKGRSLVASNRKARHDYLIEDTFEAGIVLSGTEVKALRMGRASLVDGFAQFTGDELYLEHVHIPEYLNGTWNNHAPRRRRKLLLHRAELTKIMGKTRESGRTIVPLALYFKDGRAKVEIALATGKKNYDKRHALRERQDQREADRAMSAANRNR; from the coding sequence ATGCCCAAGGACAAGGGACGCTCCCTCGTCGCGAGCAACCGCAAGGCCCGGCACGACTACCTCATCGAGGACACCTTCGAGGCCGGCATCGTGCTCTCCGGCACCGAGGTCAAGGCCCTGCGCATGGGCCGGGCCTCGCTCGTCGACGGCTTCGCCCAGTTCACAGGTGACGAGCTCTACCTCGAGCACGTGCACATCCCCGAGTACCTCAACGGGACGTGGAACAACCACGCACCCCGGCGCCGTCGCAAGCTGCTGCTGCACCGGGCCGAGCTGACGAAGATCATGGGCAAGACGCGCGAGAGCGGGCGCACCATCGTGCCCCTCGCGCTCTACTTCAAGGACGGCCGGGCCAAGGTCGAGATCGCCCTCGCCACCGGCAAGAAGAACTACGACAAGCGGCACGCCCTGCGTGAGCGCCAGGACCAGCGCGAGGCCGACCGCGCGATGAGCGCGGCGAACCGGAACCGATGA